From Chryseobacterium sp. H1D6B, a single genomic window includes:
- a CDS encoding acyltransferase family protein, which translates to MNRDLYIDFAKGLATLSIIFIHTAFWSGQFYIPAEIRVFSLVFDVALFYALSGITSGSNIEKTLYRLLKLQITYMIFVTFLFFLDYFFKVLGLNFFSLEWMQQFYSTFGSKYVPSNISTDPQWQNLGNWYLHEYSNADTFPVVMGSFWYLKVYFILTLFGVLILRFFPKHVNWFIGICIALTLIFNIFPFYYPTGQVGYTAFYLAVFLIANRMRGRKIPAKIIPVLYGVVAIALAWMFWYYGNDIFYKINKQKFPPKIPYIIWSLFSLTTLFVFYNRLKISKENFVTYIGKNAIFFYFGQGMSSSLVYFLVVSLNGKMPWWILMIVIYIINVILAAGIAAGLKKIDHLGWNILEFLRGKTAS; encoded by the coding sequence ATGAACAGAGATCTCTACATTGATTTTGCAAAAGGACTGGCAACACTTTCCATTATATTCATCCATACAGCTTTTTGGTCTGGACAGTTTTATATTCCCGCAGAAATAAGGGTATTTTCGCTGGTATTTGACGTTGCGCTTTTTTATGCACTAAGCGGAATTACGTCAGGATCAAACATAGAGAAAACATTGTACAGGCTTCTGAAACTCCAGATCACCTATATGATCTTTGTGACATTCTTATTTTTCTTAGATTACTTTTTTAAAGTTCTTGGATTAAACTTTTTTTCCTTAGAATGGATGCAGCAGTTCTATTCAACTTTCGGCTCAAAATATGTACCTTCAAATATTTCTACTGATCCTCAATGGCAGAATCTTGGAAATTGGTATCTCCACGAATATTCCAATGCAGATACTTTCCCAGTAGTAATGGGCAGCTTTTGGTATCTTAAAGTTTATTTTATCCTTACCCTTTTTGGCGTTTTAATTTTGAGGTTCTTTCCGAAACATGTCAACTGGTTTATCGGAATATGCATTGCTCTAACATTAATTTTCAATATTTTCCCTTTCTATTATCCGACAGGACAGGTGGGTTACACTGCATTTTATCTTGCTGTATTCTTAATAGCTAACAGAATGCGCGGCAGAAAAATCCCGGCAAAGATAATTCCCGTTCTTTATGGTGTTGTTGCCATTGCTTTAGCATGGATGTTCTGGTATTATGGAAACGACATATTTTATAAAATCAATAAACAGAAATTTCCTCCAAAGATTCCTTATATAATATGGTCTTTATTTTCTTTGACAACCCTGTTTGTTTTTTATAACAGATTAAAGATATCAAAAGAGAATTTTGTTACATACATCGGAAAGAATGCCATATTTTTCTATTTCGGGCAGGGAATGAGTTCTTCACTGGTTTATTTTCTTGTAGTTTCACTGAATGGAAAAATGCCTTGGTGGATATTAATGATTGTAATTTATATCATCAATGTCATTTTAGCGGCAGGTATTGCGGCAGGTTTAAAGAAAATAGATCATTTGGGCTGGAATATTTTAGAATTTTTAAGGGGGAAGACAGCTTCTTAA
- a CDS encoding DUF6646 family protein: MKKLVFMFILILFGTTARAQAWTGKGDQKIQLGFSAWGYGTGVTGTYDYGLNKLISVGAGMNAYFSGYKDNDNDNRVFIFGRLNFHLRDALQLPEKLDIYPGVDLGVVGKDFGIGAHIGARYYFTEKVGVFAEVGNNGSLGVSFNL; encoded by the coding sequence ATGAAAAAATTGGTTTTTATGTTTATTCTGATTCTTTTTGGCACCACAGCCCGTGCACAGGCATGGACAGGGAAAGGAGATCAGAAAATACAGCTGGGGTTCAGTGCTTGGGGATACGGAACTGGAGTTACAGGAACTTATGATTACGGTTTAAATAAACTTATCTCAGTGGGAGCAGGTATGAATGCTTACTTCAGCGGATATAAAGATAATGATAACGACAACAGAGTTTTTATTTTCGGAAGACTGAATTTCCACCTTCGGGACGCCTTACAGCTTCCTGAAAAACTGGACATCTACCCTGGAGTAGACTTAGGAGTTGTTGGAAAAGATTTCGGGATCGGAGCCCATATTGGAGCCCGATACTATTTCACGGAAAAAGTAGGTGTATTTGCAGAAGTAGGAAACAATGGCAGTCTCGGCGTTTCTTTCAATTTATAG
- the rpmA gene encoding 50S ribosomal protein L27 has protein sequence MAHKKGVGSSKNGRESHSKRLGVKIFGGQEAIAGNIIIRQRGTQHHPGNNVGMGKDHTLFALVDGKVVFRKKANNRSFVSIEPNA, from the coding sequence ATGGCACACAAGAAAGGAGTCGGTAGTTCCAAAAACGGTAGAGAATCTCACTCTAAGAGATTAGGTGTTAAGATTTTCGGAGGACAAGAAGCTATTGCCGGAAATATTATTATCAGACAGAGAGGTACGCAGCATCACCCAGGTAACAACGTGGGAATGGGTAAAGACCACACTTTGTTTGCATTAGTAGATGGTAAAGTAGTTTTCAGAAAGAAAGCAAACAATAGATCTTTCGTATCTATTGAACCAAACGCATAA
- a CDS encoding DUF502 domain-containing protein, which yields MKKLTFENIANFFLKNFFQGLVIIGPIGLTIFVIWYVVTSIDNIIPSIAKEIPGLVFVSTIFITALLGYLGNKFVVGRFFFDTMDSLLEKTPGVKHIYTPTKDVMSSFVGDKKKFNDPVWVKTNENPEIWRIGFLTQKEMADVDKHNYVAVYLPHSYAISGWVIVTEEKNIKPVVGMTAASAMKFAVSGGVAGFHSDENIFKAPE from the coding sequence TTGAAAAAACTGACTTTTGAAAATATTGCTAATTTTTTTCTGAAAAACTTTTTTCAGGGATTAGTAATTATCGGACCTATCGGGCTGACAATTTTTGTGATATGGTATGTTGTAACATCTATTGACAACATTATTCCTTCTATTGCAAAAGAAATTCCGGGGTTAGTTTTTGTTTCTACTATTTTCATTACTGCACTTTTAGGATATTTAGGAAATAAGTTTGTTGTAGGGAGATTTTTTTTCGACACAATGGACAGTCTTCTGGAAAAAACTCCTGGAGTAAAACATATTTACACTCCTACAAAAGACGTTATGTCTTCGTTTGTAGGAGATAAGAAAAAATTCAACGATCCTGTATGGGTAAAAACCAATGAAAATCCTGAAATATGGAGAATTGGTTTCTTAACTCAAAAAGAAATGGCAGATGTAGATAAGCATAATTATGTTGCGGTTTATCTTCCTCATTCTTATGCCATTTCGGGATGGGTAATTGTTACTGAAGAAAAAAACATCAAACCTGTAGTGGGAATGACCGCAGCCTCAGCAATGAAATTTGCAGTGAGCGGCGGTGTAGCAGGCTTCCATTCGGATGAAAATATATTTAAAGCTCCTGAGTAA
- a CDS encoding metalloprotease, whose translation MKRNFKFCLLAGAAAVFSLTACSDDRIEESAQPNDKTETAKIEQPGDLQKQCSYVDQNWSSTAVLKTTLNATADTNFMNGQMTNLINFWGGTSLTFRFVYDASNPNSTYNAISYSNGKIYYGYAIYYDAKAKGGDIVNAMILAHEYGHQLQYRYNLPSVSESTARPNELEADGFAGYYLRRPNGYNKTDFSQIAAAYEFAQSIGDYQTTSPGHHGTPPQRRSAVRLGFLLGQYSLSASDFDYNFFYYYQGVLNGTYKMGKNSRNPEIDAYMSQYMDELRKIQSGEISAEEFKKL comes from the coding sequence ATGAAAAGAAACTTTAAATTCTGCTTATTAGCAGGAGCAGCCGCTGTTTTCTCACTAACAGCATGTAGCGACGACAGAATAGAAGAGTCTGCACAACCCAATGACAAAACAGAAACTGCAAAAATTGAACAGCCGGGAGATCTGCAGAAACAATGTTCTTATGTTGATCAAAACTGGAGCTCTACCGCAGTGTTAAAAACAACCCTTAACGCCACCGCAGACACAAACTTCATGAACGGCCAGATGACTAACCTTATCAACTTTTGGGGAGGTACAAGCCTAACATTCAGATTTGTGTATGATGCATCAAATCCGAATTCTACTTACAATGCCATCTCCTATTCAAATGGAAAAATCTACTACGGATACGCTATTTATTATGATGCAAAAGCAAAAGGAGGTGACATTGTAAACGCAATGATCCTTGCTCACGAATATGGACATCAACTTCAATACCGTTACAATCTGCCTTCTGTAAGTGAATCTACTGCAAGACCTAATGAACTGGAAGCAGACGGATTTGCAGGATACTATCTAAGAAGACCAAACGGCTACAACAAAACGGACTTCTCTCAAATCGCGGCTGCTTACGAATTTGCACAAAGCATCGGAGATTATCAGACAACAAGCCCGGGACACCATGGAACGCCTCCACAGAGAAGATCTGCTGTACGTTTAGGTTTCCTGCTGGGTCAGTATTCCCTTTCTGCATCTGATTTCGATTATAACTTCTTCTACTATTATCAAGGTGTTTTAAACGGAACATACAAAATGGGTAAAAATTCTAGAAATCCAGAAATTGACGCTTATATGAGCCAGTATATGGATGAATTAAGAAAAATCCAATCTGGAGAAATTTCTGCCGAAGAATTTAAAAAACTGTAA
- the rplU gene encoding 50S ribosomal protein L21 — protein sequence MFAIVEIAGLQYKVEQDQKLFVNRLKGEKGDKLSFDKILLTVNGTITVGAPAVNGITVDAEILDHVKADKVIIFKKKRRKGYKVKNGHRQSLTQIKITGITGFDGAKKSEKKETVKAEVLSDNATVNFGEDHELNYHLKKNNLSQSKENRETLIALGKEVKEELGKNVLTHEDVDAAIVKNVDKFKEIKK from the coding sequence ATGTTTGCAATTGTAGAAATAGCAGGGCTTCAATATAAAGTTGAGCAAGACCAGAAGTTGTTTGTGAACCGTTTAAAAGGAGAAAAAGGAGACAAGCTTTCTTTTGATAAAATTCTTCTTACTGTAAACGGCACAATCACTGTAGGCGCCCCGGCTGTAAACGGTATCACTGTAGATGCAGAAATCTTAGATCACGTAAAAGCTGATAAAGTAATCATCTTCAAAAAGAAAAGAAGAAAAGGTTACAAAGTGAAAAACGGTCACAGACAATCTTTAACTCAAATTAAAATTACAGGTATCACTGGATTTGACGGAGCTAAAAAGTCTGAGAAAAAAGAAACTGTAAAAGCAGAAGTTCTTTCAGATAACGCAACTGTTAACTTTGGTGAAGATCATGAATTGAACTATCACTTAAAGAAAAACAATTTGTCTCAGTCTAAAGAAAACAGAGAAACTTTAATCGCTTTAGGTAAAGAAGTTAAAGAAGAATTAGGTAAAAATGTTCTTACTCACGAAGACGTAGATGCGGCTATCGTAAAGAATGTTGATAAATTTAAAGAAATCAAGAAATAA
- a CDS encoding T9SS type A sorting domain-containing protein: protein MKKLLLSLILAAASINAQVTIFPWEETFETNSGTIDQWICEYISGTNSSVPSGMFWSLRTTASVGYFGAPAYEGEYMADFDSRSHSRDGVAKFISPVLDLTYVSNPTLEFVYRNMMWSPDQNILNIYYRISPADPWILLTSFDSNITSWTPISPISLPNKSATYQIALEGQAKYGYSINIDNLMIQSSSLATSEVSKISSFKIYPNPASDYINISSDSRISEIAIFDLSGKQLTTLKYENAPITIPVNNLSTGIYIIQVKNTDGSITSHKFIKK from the coding sequence ATGAAAAAACTTTTACTGTCTTTAATTTTGGCGGCAGCCTCTATTAACGCACAAGTCACGATCTTCCCTTGGGAAGAAACATTTGAAACAAATTCCGGAACTATAGACCAATGGATATGTGAATACATCAGCGGTACTAACTCTTCTGTTCCGAGCGGGATGTTCTGGAGCCTTAGAACAACAGCAAGCGTAGGATACTTTGGAGCTCCTGCTTACGAGGGAGAATATATGGCAGATTTCGATTCCAGATCCCACAGCAGAGATGGTGTTGCCAAATTTATCAGTCCTGTATTAGATCTGACGTATGTATCAAATCCAACCCTAGAATTTGTTTACCGCAATATGATGTGGTCTCCTGATCAAAACATTTTAAACATCTATTACCGGATTTCACCGGCTGATCCATGGATCCTTTTAACATCGTTCGATTCTAATATTACATCATGGACACCGATAAGCCCTATCAGCCTTCCAAACAAATCCGCAACGTATCAAATTGCATTAGAAGGCCAGGCAAAATACGGCTATTCAATCAACATAGATAATCTAATGATACAATCCTCAAGTTTAGCCACTTCTGAAGTAAGCAAGATATCTTCTTTTAAAATATATCCAAATCCTGCTTCTGATTATATAAACATTTCTTCAGACTCCCGCATTTCAGAAATAGCCATATTTGACCTCAGCGGAAAACAATTGACAACTCTAAAATACGAAAACGCCCCAATTACTATTCCTGTGAATAATTTATCCACAGGGATTTATATTATTCAGGTTAAGAATACAGACGGCTCAATAACTTCTCATAAGTTTATTAAAAAATAA
- a CDS encoding DUF5686 family protein, giving the protein MLINHSKYYPLFFLLFLSGYICAQNTATGKIVDAKTNKEVSGVAVFINDSNDPFLTTTNGSFSVQSDSIIYKLKFLRKNYALESVDITSENANNLLVKLGQEQVGNIQEVVIHNEKTKYKNKKENPAYAIMQEVWKRKRNNGLDKFNTYTYKEYEKIQFDASNLDSAFMKKKIFNKLDFIFDYADSAANGRMELPIFLNESIYENYGENRPGKKTKKLLIAQKTSGFQDNQIVTLTAKNLYRDINIYDNTLNYFDIGFPSPVGTDGFSTYDYNLIDTISIRGENAYKIRYLPKRTEVLAFQGYLYIDTDTYAVLGATLKSTQRINVNFINAISTELEYDNPDENTFLPRKFVTEIEMTLFSKKKTSKSIVAKRTVDYSNYEFNKPLEASVFTRREEEYDDKFVDKDDAYWMKARPDTLSKSEQGVYDMLDKLQKTPKFNRIVKIYETLGSGYYNITKGIDIGPIFSIYGVNEVEGDRIRLGARTYFTQNDPWRVQFYTAYGFKDHQVKYGVEGRYMFNRLNRFMAGAGTRRDIMQLGVQLTTDDGIMSRSFASSTVFARGENASLSSVNQTNVFTAIEPWKNFQVRIDGTMQSIKSANPDGFNLMYYRNGGLRKTVNDSHVTISLIARPGAKFSQTGVDRYEHGTLAPTIVLKYTRGIEGLFNADFNYNKLQFMFYKPVLIGSWGKTLINFEAGKNFNTVPLALQNIIPGNQSYSLVGNTFAQLNYYEFVADTYTTLQLEHHFNGKILSYIPLIKKLKLREVAFIRGAYGTLSDASKAINVEGFKYSAPSEHIYYEYGFGIENIGFGNLRIFRVDFNWRGNYLDRPDISTFGVKAGFQVGF; this is encoded by the coding sequence ATGTTAATTAACCACTCAAAATATTATCCCCTCTTTTTTTTACTATTCTTATCAGGGTATATCTGTGCTCAAAATACTGCGACCGGTAAAATTGTTGATGCGAAAACTAATAAAGAAGTAAGCGGCGTAGCAGTTTTTATAAATGACAGTAATGATCCTTTTTTAACTACTACTAATGGAAGCTTCAGTGTTCAGTCTGACAGCATTATTTATAAACTAAAGTTTTTAAGAAAAAACTATGCTCTAGAAAGCGTAGATATCACTTCTGAAAATGCTAATAATTTACTGGTAAAGCTCGGCCAGGAACAGGTAGGAAATATTCAGGAAGTAGTTATTCATAACGAAAAAACAAAGTATAAAAACAAAAAAGAAAATCCTGCTTATGCAATCATGCAGGAAGTCTGGAAAAGAAAAAGGAATAACGGTTTAGATAAATTCAATACTTACACTTATAAAGAGTACGAGAAGATTCAATTTGATGCCAGCAACCTAGACAGTGCTTTCATGAAGAAAAAGATCTTTAATAAACTTGATTTTATTTTTGATTATGCCGATTCCGCTGCCAACGGCAGAATGGAGCTTCCCATATTTTTAAATGAGTCTATCTACGAAAATTATGGTGAAAACAGACCGGGAAAAAAAACAAAAAAACTTTTAATAGCTCAAAAAACATCAGGGTTTCAAGATAATCAGATCGTAACACTTACAGCCAAAAACCTTTACCGTGACATCAATATTTATGATAATACTTTAAATTATTTCGATATAGGATTTCCCAGCCCAGTAGGAACAGACGGCTTCAGTACCTATGATTATAATTTAATAGATACGATTTCCATTAGAGGAGAAAATGCTTACAAAATAAGATATCTCCCTAAAAGAACAGAGGTTCTAGCCTTCCAGGGATATCTTTATATAGATACAGATACTTATGCGGTTTTAGGAGCTACTCTGAAGTCCACGCAGAGAATCAATGTAAACTTTATTAATGCAATTTCGACTGAACTAGAATATGACAACCCCGACGAAAACACTTTTCTTCCACGGAAGTTTGTTACCGAAATCGAAATGACTCTTTTTTCAAAAAAGAAAACCTCTAAAAGTATTGTAGCCAAAAGAACTGTTGATTATTCTAATTATGAATTCAATAAACCGCTTGAAGCTTCGGTATTCACGAGAAGAGAAGAAGAATATGATGATAAATTCGTGGATAAAGACGATGCCTATTGGATGAAAGCAAGACCTGATACCTTATCTAAAAGTGAACAAGGTGTTTATGATATGCTTGACAAACTCCAAAAGACACCCAAATTCAACCGTATTGTAAAAATATACGAAACATTAGGATCAGGCTATTATAATATCACAAAAGGAATAGATATCGGCCCTATATTCTCAATATATGGAGTGAATGAGGTAGAAGGCGACAGAATCAGATTAGGAGCGCGAACATACTTCACTCAAAACGATCCATGGAGAGTTCAGTTTTATACCGCTTACGGGTTTAAAGACCACCAGGTTAAATATGGTGTAGAAGGCAGGTATATGTTCAACAGACTCAACCGTTTTATGGCAGGGGCAGGAACCAGAAGGGATATTATGCAGCTTGGAGTTCAATTAACTACTGATGACGGAATTATGTCACGTTCATTTGCATCTTCCACTGTTTTTGCACGGGGCGAAAATGCATCATTAAGTTCTGTAAATCAAACTAACGTATTTACCGCTATTGAACCCTGGAAAAACTTTCAGGTTAGAATTGACGGAACCATGCAGAGTATTAAATCTGCTAATCCTGACGGTTTCAATCTGATGTATTACAGAAACGGCGGCCTAAGAAAAACAGTTAATGACTCTCACGTTACTATAAGTTTAATTGCAAGACCAGGAGCTAAATTCTCCCAAACCGGGGTTGACAGATATGAACACGGAACGTTAGCTCCAACTATTGTTTTAAAGTATACAAGAGGAATAGAAGGCTTATTCAATGCTGATTTTAATTATAATAAACTACAGTTTATGTTCTACAAACCGGTTTTAATTGGAAGCTGGGGCAAAACTTTAATTAACTTTGAAGCAGGAAAAAATTTCAATACAGTTCCATTAGCTTTACAAAATATAATTCCGGGAAACCAGTCTTACAGCTTGGTTGGAAATACATTTGCACAGCTTAATTATTATGAGTTTGTAGCCGATACTTATACTACTCTTCAATTAGAGCATCATTTTAATGGAAAAATACTTTCTTACATTCCTTTAATTAAAAAGCTGAAATTGAGAGAAGTAGCCTTTATCAGAGGGGCTTATGGAACTTTAAGTGATGCTTCTAAAGCTATTAATGTAGAAGGTTTTAAATACTCTGCTCCAAGCGAACATATCTATTATGAATACGGATTTGGAATCGAAAACATAGGTTTTGGGAATTTAAGAATTTTCCGTGTAGATTTTAACTGGAGAGGAAATTATCTGGACAGACCTGATATTTCTACATTCGGCGTTAAAGCAGGATTCCAAGTAGGATTTTAA
- the rseP gene encoding RIP metalloprotease RseP, whose translation MELAIKIFQFILSISILVILHELGHFLPAKWFKTRAEKFFLFFDPWISLFSMKKINGKWQYKFLSSNLPDTEVIEVDGEKREVPIDISKLPDTDWRKHPEQTKYGIGWLPLGGYVKIAGMVDESMDKEQLKKPAQPWEFRSKPAWQRLIIMLGGVTVNFFLAWLIFGCLSYFNGETSFDTTKVETPMHYTGIAKAMGFEDGDKILKVDGKTQNNLDKLSLDVLLSDHITVLRNGKEVTFNTNDDGKALAFKDENPKAFLTPRYAPVIDTIVNPKAYEAGLRTGDQVVSVNGQKINYYDEFQSLVVKNPGKNINIEVLRAGKVQQLSLPVSKEGTIGIASYKQMQQYAKTQHFTLVQSIGRGFTRSIESLTYQVKQFKLIFNRKVQGYKKVGGPIAIVKNMPVDQAKDGSFSINWTAFWGFTAMFSVWLAFLNLIPIPGLDGGHVLFTLWEMITGKPVPQKVLENAQMVGVIFLLGLMLLIFGSDIFKMITGSL comes from the coding sequence ATGGAATTAGCAATTAAGATCTTTCAATTCATATTAAGCATTTCTATCTTAGTAATTCTCCACGAGCTTGGGCATTTTTTACCCGCAAAATGGTTTAAGACCAGAGCTGAAAAATTCTTCTTGTTTTTTGACCCTTGGATTTCATTGTTTTCAATGAAGAAGATCAATGGAAAATGGCAGTATAAATTTTTATCTTCAAACCTTCCAGACACTGAAGTGATTGAGGTAGACGGAGAAAAGAGAGAAGTTCCTATCGACATATCAAAACTACCTGATACCGACTGGAGAAAACATCCTGAACAGACCAAATACGGAATTGGATGGCTTCCTTTGGGAGGTTATGTAAAAATCGCCGGAATGGTTGACGAAAGTATGGATAAAGAACAGCTGAAAAAACCTGCACAGCCTTGGGAATTCAGATCAAAACCAGCTTGGCAGCGATTAATCATCATGCTTGGAGGAGTAACTGTAAATTTCTTTCTGGCGTGGCTGATTTTCGGGTGTCTTTCTTATTTCAACGGGGAAACCTCATTTGATACAACGAAGGTAGAAACTCCGATGCATTATACAGGTATTGCAAAAGCAATGGGCTTTGAAGACGGAGATAAAATCTTAAAAGTAGATGGAAAAACTCAAAATAATTTAGATAAATTATCATTAGATGTTTTGTTAAGCGACCATATTACTGTTTTAAGAAACGGAAAGGAAGTTACTTTCAATACAAACGATGACGGAAAGGCATTAGCTTTTAAAGATGAAAATCCTAAAGCATTTCTTACTCCAAGATACGCTCCTGTTATCGATACCATCGTAAATCCTAAAGCTTATGAAGCAGGTCTAAGAACTGGAGACCAAGTGGTTTCTGTAAACGGACAGAAGATCAACTATTACGATGAGTTCCAAAGTCTGGTGGTGAAAAATCCAGGCAAAAATATTAACATAGAAGTATTAAGAGCTGGAAAAGTACAGCAGTTAAGCCTTCCCGTATCAAAAGAAGGAACGATCGGCATTGCTTCTTATAAGCAGATGCAACAGTATGCAAAAACACAGCATTTTACGCTTGTACAATCTATAGGAAGAGGATTTACTAGAAGTATTGAAAGCTTGACTTACCAGGTGAAACAGTTCAAATTGATATTCAACAGAAAAGTTCAAGGATATAAGAAAGTAGGAGGACCTATTGCAATTGTAAAGAACATGCCTGTAGACCAAGCGAAAGACGGAAGTTTTTCTATTAACTGGACTGCATTCTGGGGATTCACTGCCATGTTTTCAGTTTGGCTGGCATTTTTAAATCTAATTCCTATCCCGGGACTTGACGGAGGACATGTATTATTTACATTATGGGAGATGATCACAGGAAAACCTGTACCACAAAAGGTTTTAGAGAATGCACAGATGGTTGGGGTTATCTTCCTGTTAGGCTTAATGTTACTAATTTTCGGAAGCGATATCTTTAAAATGATTACAGGAAGTTTATAA
- a CDS encoding tRNA-(ms[2]io[6]A)-hydroxylase — MFKLKLPTDPRWANIAEGNIEEILTDHAWCEQKAATNAISLITMLPERSEIVTELLAIAQEELDHFNQVHEIIKKRGYIFGKTRKDDYVNTLAKFVVQGSREDLIVDRMLFAAMIEARSCERFKVLTENIKDEELKVFYKELMISEANHYTTFIGFARQLGDPEKVNKRWEEWLEYEAEIIQSYGNKESIHG, encoded by the coding sequence ATGTTTAAGTTGAAACTTCCTACCGACCCAAGGTGGGCAAATATTGCAGAAGGAAACATCGAAGAAATTTTAACGGACCATGCTTGGTGTGAGCAGAAGGCAGCAACAAACGCCATTTCTTTAATCACCATGCTTCCAGAACGCTCTGAAATTGTTACTGAACTCCTTGCTATTGCCCAGGAAGAACTGGATCATTTTAATCAGGTTCATGAAATTATAAAGAAAAGAGGATACATCTTTGGCAAAACAAGAAAAGATGACTACGTCAATACGCTTGCAAAATTTGTTGTACAGGGAAGCCGTGAAGACCTGATTGTGGACAGAATGCTTTTTGCTGCCATGATCGAAGCGAGAAGCTGTGAAAGATTTAAAGTTCTTACAGAAAATATAAAAGACGAAGAATTAAAGGTATTCTATAAAGAATTAATGATATCCGAAGCGAATCATTATACCACGTTTATTGGTTTTGCAAGACAATTAGGAGATCCCGAAAAAGTAAACAAACGCTGGGAAGAATGGCTGGAATACGAAGCAGAAATCATCCAGTCATACGGCAACAAAGAATCAATACACGGCTAA
- a CDS encoding tryptophanase, which produces MNLPYAEPFRIKMVEEIRQSTREEREQWLKDANYNLFNLKSSQVYIDLLTDSGTGAMSDRQWGALMTGDESYAGSRSFEQLHNTVKSITGFKYLLPTHQGRAAENVLFSVLVKDGDVVPGNSHFDTTKGHIEIRKAHAIDCTIDEAFDINDLHPFKGNINLEKLEEVYKSHPKEKIPFCLITITCNSSGGQPVSLENMKAVKELSDQYGIPVFFDSARFAENAYFIKKREKGQENRSIKEICKEIFSYGEGMTMSSKKDGLVNIGGFIALNNEEVFRKASNFTIIFEGFITYGGMAGRDMAALAVGLDEATEFAYLESRISQVEYLGHKLIEYGIPVQKPIGGHAVFIDSLNFLPKVSRAEFPAQTLGLEIYKEAGIRTVEIGTLLADRDPETRENRYPKLELVRLAIPRRTYTNNHMDYIAAAIKNVFERREEIAKGYKITWEPDILRHFTVQLEEA; this is translated from the coding sequence ATGAATTTACCTTACGCGGAACCTTTCCGTATTAAAATGGTGGAGGAAATCCGTCAATCAACAAGAGAAGAAAGAGAACAGTGGCTTAAAGATGCCAATTACAATTTATTCAATTTAAAATCTTCACAGGTTTATATTGACCTTTTAACAGATTCCGGAACAGGAGCAATGTCTGACAGACAGTGGGGAGCGTTGATGACCGGTGACGAAAGTTATGCCGGCTCCCGTTCATTCGAACAGCTTCACAACACAGTAAAAAGCATTACAGGATTCAAGTACCTTCTCCCTACACACCAGGGAAGAGCTGCTGAAAATGTATTATTCTCTGTTTTAGTAAAAGACGGTGATGTAGTTCCTGGAAATTCTCACTTCGATACAACAAAAGGACACATCGAGATCAGAAAAGCCCACGCGATTGACTGTACAATAGATGAAGCTTTCGATATCAATGACCTGCATCCTTTCAAGGGAAATATCAACTTGGAAAAACTTGAGGAAGTTTATAAAAGCCACCCAAAAGAAAAAATCCCTTTCTGTTTAATTACAATTACATGTAATTCTTCAGGAGGACAGCCGGTTTCTTTAGAAAACATGAAGGCTGTAAAAGAACTTTCAGATCAATATGGGATTCCTGTGTTCTTTGATTCTGCGAGGTTTGCAGAAAACGCTTATTTTATCAAGAAAAGAGAAAAAGGGCAGGAAAACAGAAGCATCAAAGAAATCTGTAAAGAAATATTCTCTTATGGAGAAGGGATGACAATGAGTTCTAAAAAAGACGGTCTTGTCAACATCGGAGGATTTATCGCCCTAAACAATGAAGAAGTTTTCAGAAAAGCTTCAAATTTCACGATCATTTTTGAAGGATTTATTACTTACGGCGGGATGGCTGGAAGAGATATGGCCGCTCTAGCTGTTGGTTTGGATGAAGCAACTGAATTCGCTTATTTAGAAAGCAGAATTTCTCAGGTTGAATACCTTGGACACAAACTTATTGAATACGGAATACCTGTTCAGAAACCCATCGGCGGACATGCTGTTTTCATTGATTCTTTAAACTTTTTACCTAAAGTTTCCCGTGCAGAATTTCCTGCGCAGACATTGGGACTTGAAATTTATAAAGAAGCTGGAATCAGAACAGTGGAAATCGGAACTTTATTAGCTGACAGAGATCCTGAAACTAGAGAAAACCGTTATCCTAAACTTGAATTGGTACGTTTAGCAATTCCTAGAAGAACATATACTAATAATCATATGGATTATATTGCAGCAGCCATCAAAAACGTTTTTGAAAGACGTGAGGAAATTGCAAAAGGATATAAGATCACATGGGAACCAGATATTTTAAGACACTTCACCGTACAGCTTGAGGAAGCATAA